From the genome of Vibrio navarrensis, one region includes:
- a CDS encoding NupC/NupG family nucleoside CNT transporter, which produces MSILFGLLGVLALLGCAVLLSESRRSINWRTVSRALLLQVGFAALVLYFPWGQVALASLSGAVSGLLGFADEGIAFLFGDLASSGFIFAVRVLPIIIFFSALISALYYLGIMQKVIQFLGGGIQKFLGTSKAESLVATGNIFLSQGESPLLIRPFLPKMTRSELFAVMVGGMASVAGSVLGGYAGLGVELKYLIAASFMAAPGSLLMAKIIIPERATPCDYNDIALDKSDQSNVIDALASGAMGGMKVAVAVGTMLIAFVSVIAMVNTGLENLGELLGFSGITLQAIFGYLFSPLAWLIGVPAHEVLAAGSYIGQKIVMNEFVAFIDFVEHKALLSEHSQVIVTFALCGFANIGSIAIQLGSIGVMAPERRGDVANMGLKAVAAGTLANLMSACLAGIFIAL; this is translated from the coding sequence ATGAGTATTCTATTTGGTCTTCTGGGTGTGTTGGCCCTTCTTGGCTGCGCGGTTTTGTTGTCTGAAAGTCGCCGTTCGATTAACTGGCGTACGGTGTCCCGCGCTTTACTGCTGCAAGTTGGTTTTGCTGCGCTGGTGCTGTATTTTCCTTGGGGGCAAGTTGCGCTGGCGTCACTGAGTGGTGCGGTGTCCGGTTTGTTGGGCTTTGCCGATGAAGGTATTGCGTTCTTATTTGGCGATTTGGCGTCTTCGGGCTTTATTTTTGCCGTGCGGGTATTACCTATCATCATCTTTTTCAGCGCACTGATTTCGGCACTTTATTACCTTGGCATTATGCAAAAGGTGATTCAGTTTCTCGGCGGCGGCATTCAAAAGTTTCTTGGTACCAGCAAAGCCGAGTCTTTGGTTGCGACCGGTAACATCTTCCTCTCACAGGGGGAGTCGCCTTTATTGATCCGTCCTTTCTTGCCGAAAATGACCCGTTCGGAGTTGTTTGCAGTAATGGTCGGTGGCATGGCATCGGTGGCGGGCAGTGTGCTTGGCGGTTACGCGGGCTTGGGTGTTGAGCTTAAGTACCTGATTGCGGCCAGCTTCATGGCGGCACCCGGTAGCCTATTGATGGCGAAAATCATCATTCCTGAGCGCGCAACGCCGTGCGATTACAACGATATTGCGCTGGACAAATCGGATCAAAGCAATGTGATTGATGCGCTAGCCAGCGGCGCGATGGGCGGGATGAAGGTTGCGGTTGCGGTCGGCACCATGTTGATTGCGTTTGTCAGCGTGATCGCGATGGTCAACACTGGGCTGGAAAATCTGGGTGAACTGCTTGGCTTCAGCGGCATCACATTGCAAGCGATCTTTGGTTATCTCTTCTCTCCTTTAGCATGGCTGATTGGTGTACCTGCGCACGAAGTGTTGGCGGCGGGCTCTTACATCGGGCAGAAAATCGTAATGAATGAGTTTGTTGCCTTCATCGATTTTGTTGAGCACAAAGCGCTCTTGTCTGAACACAGCCAAGTGATTGTCACCTTTGCTCTGTGTGGCTTTGCCAATATCGGTTCTATCGCCATCCAGTTGGGATCAATTGGCGTAATGGCGCCAGAGCGTCGTGGCGATGTGGCAAACATGGGCTTGAAAGCCGTTGCGGCGGGCACGTTGGCAAATTTGATGAGTGCGTGTCTGGCGGGCATTTTTATCGCCTTGTAA
- a CDS encoding YibL family ribosome-associated protein, with protein MSIKNDIQKLHNRLDTCQHKLETARTRGDQEMITKFTNEVDELTKSLSQLKHKQNYELNKERKSLLDMPFSREITKEEQADIGKLKKRVKGLVIVHPMTKIGKELRLDVMTGFAPKAF; from the coding sequence ATGAGCATAAAAAACGACATCCAGAAGCTGCACAACCGTTTAGACACCTGTCAGCATAAACTTGAAACCGCACGTACACGCGGTGATCAGGAAATGATCACCAAGTTCACCAATGAAGTGGATGAACTGACTAAGTCACTGTCCCAACTCAAGCACAAGCAAAATTACGAGCTGAATAAAGAGCGTAAGAGTTTGCTTGACATGCCCTTCTCACGTGAAATCACCAAAGAAGAGCAAGCTGACATTGGCAAGCTGAAAAAACGCGTCAAAGGCTTGGTTATCGTCCATCCAATGACAAAAATCGGCAAGGAACTGCGTCTGGATGTGATGACAGGCTTTGCGCCAAAAGCGTTTTAA
- a CDS encoding L,D-transpeptidase family protein — MLSLFLSLPALAQVDLVKVDKSKRRLYLLQGETVIREYRIALGKNPQGHKQQEGDQRTPEGEYTLDYVSEESAFYRSVHISYPNETDLAQARERGVSPGGDIKIHGLRDGEQRPPQFIQSFDWTNGCIALTNAEMDEFIRLVKMGTPIHIEW, encoded by the coding sequence ATGTTATCGCTCTTTTTGAGTTTACCGGCGCTGGCGCAGGTGGACCTGGTTAAAGTCGATAAATCCAAACGCCGCCTCTACCTTTTGCAAGGAGAGACAGTCATTCGCGAATACCGCATCGCGCTAGGCAAAAATCCACAGGGACATAAACAGCAAGAGGGCGATCAGCGTACACCGGAAGGTGAGTACACGCTGGATTACGTCTCTGAAGAATCCGCGTTTTATCGCTCAGTGCACATCAGCTACCCCAATGAAACCGATTTAGCGCAAGCGCGCGAACGGGGCGTCTCGCCCGGTGGTGATATCAAAATTCATGGCCTGCGTGACGGCGAGCAGCGCCCACCTCAATTTATTCAGAGTTTCGATTGGACCAACGGCTGCATAGCGCTAACCAATGCTGAGATGGATGAGTTTATCCGTTTAGTGAAAATGGGCACGCCGATTCACATCGAATGGTAG
- a CDS encoding 2-hydroxyacid dehydrogenase, whose amino-acid sequence MVNVLFYSAKNYDEVSFNKAKGGHPVDYHFHDFRLTSKTASLAKNHEVVCAFVNDDLSAPVLKLLAEGGTKLIAMRCAGFDKVDLAAAKAFGLQVVRVPAYSPEAVAEHAVGMMMCLNRRLHKAYQRTRDANFSLDGLVGFNFYGKTVGVIGSGKIGVAAMRIFKGLGMDILCYDPYPNPLALELGAQYVSLDELYAKSDIISLHCPMSKENYHLLNQTSFAKMKRGVMIINTSRGELLDSLAAIEALKQGQIGALGLDVYDNEKDLFFQDKSNDVIVDDVFRRLSACHNVLFTGHQAFLTHEALNNIASVTLNNIDAYFSGTTSGNELISA is encoded by the coding sequence ATGGTAAATGTGCTTTTCTATAGTGCAAAAAACTACGACGAAGTCTCTTTTAATAAAGCCAAAGGCGGCCACCCGGTTGACTATCATTTCCACGATTTTCGCTTAACCAGCAAAACCGCTTCCTTGGCTAAAAACCACGAGGTGGTGTGCGCATTCGTCAACGACGATCTTTCTGCGCCAGTCCTGAAGTTACTGGCAGAAGGTGGAACCAAACTGATCGCCATGCGCTGCGCGGGCTTTGACAAAGTAGACTTAGCAGCAGCCAAAGCGTTCGGCCTGCAAGTGGTACGGGTACCTGCCTATTCACCAGAAGCAGTCGCCGAGCACGCGGTCGGCATGATGATGTGCTTAAACCGCCGCTTGCACAAAGCGTATCAGCGCACCCGGGATGCGAACTTTTCGCTTGATGGCTTAGTAGGGTTCAACTTCTACGGCAAAACTGTCGGCGTGATTGGCTCGGGCAAAATTGGCGTAGCCGCAATGCGTATTTTCAAAGGATTGGGGATGGATATCCTCTGCTACGATCCGTACCCCAACCCTCTCGCACTGGAGTTGGGTGCACAATACGTCTCCTTGGATGAGTTGTATGCCAAGTCAGACATCATCAGCCTGCACTGCCCAATGAGCAAAGAGAACTACCATCTGCTCAACCAAACCTCGTTTGCCAAAATGAAACGCGGTGTCATGATCATTAACACCAGCCGTGGCGAACTGCTCGATTCTCTGGCTGCCATTGAAGCGCTCAAACAGGGGCAAATTGGCGCGCTCGGTTTGGATGTGTATGACAATGAGAAAGATCTCTTTTTCCAAGACAAATCCAACGATGTGATTGTTGACGATGTTTTCCGCCGCCTCTCCGCTTGCCACAACGTGTTGTTCACGGGCCATCAAGCCTTTTTAACGCATGAAGCGCTCAATAACATCGCCTCGGTGACGCTAAACAACATCGACGCCTATTTTTCTGGCACAACCAGCGGCAACGAGTTAATCAGCGCATGA
- a CDS encoding chemotaxis protein CheB yields the protein MTTSPTSYSSKSNHWLAGVGAQVTMEAMAAGAVDIITKPKAGLKSFLQESKIAMIQAIRGAAAANLNKLQIQSTSKKPHSPQPLAPFKSAPKLSANVILSSNKTKPMAETTDRVIAIGTSTGGTQALEVVLKQLDPSAPGIVVVQHMPEQFTASFAQRLNQLCRVNVKEAENNDRVLPGVGADRQWRQTHAA from the coding sequence ATGACGACGTCACCGACCAGCTATTCGAGCAAATCGAATCATTGGTTAGCTGGCGTTGGCGCACAAGTGACCATGGAGGCGATGGCAGCCGGTGCGGTCGATATCATCACCAAGCCGAAAGCGGGTTTAAAGTCCTTTTTGCAAGAAAGTAAAATCGCCATGATTCAAGCCATCAGAGGAGCGGCCGCCGCCAACCTCAACAAACTGCAAATTCAGTCCACCTCGAAAAAACCGCACTCTCCACAACCTCTCGCACCATTTAAAAGCGCGCCGAAACTGAGTGCCAATGTCATCCTGTCCAGCAACAAAACCAAACCCATGGCAGAGACGACCGACCGAGTCATCGCCATCGGCACCTCAACGGGGGGCACTCAGGCATTAGAGGTGGTGCTCAAACAGCTTGACCCCAGCGCACCGGGCATCGTTGTCGTGCAACATATGCCAGAACAGTTCACCGCCTCTTTTGCTCAAAGGCTCAATCAATTGTGCAGAGTGAACGTGAAAGAAGCGGAAAATAATGATCGCGTGTTGCCGGGGGTTGGTGCTGATCGCCAATGGCGGCAAACACATGCTGCTTAG
- a CDS encoding DMT family transporter, whose amino-acid sequence MTSERKAAAILIMATILSAFGWIFSKETIQGLPPFGFVGLRFLIASLCLLPFCFHSLRRASWQDIRSAALVGCLLATALISWIHAISISDTLGEGAFILSLSMLMVPFVAWILFRQQPKRIFWLSLPIAMSGLAFLSLKDGWQSSSSQLWFLFNAVVLALHFNINSKYSQTLPILLLTCIQLFVTGLIGLTASALFESVPLHVEPSIWGWFTASTILATALRYVMQTMAQKQINPGNAALIMILEPVWTVFLSIGWYGEVLTFSKLVGCSLILFSLILYRTDGKLLSLLRRTKSAAGD is encoded by the coding sequence TTGACTTCTGAACGCAAAGCTGCCGCCATCTTGATCATGGCCACCATACTGTCCGCTTTTGGCTGGATTTTTTCCAAAGAGACGATCCAAGGGTTACCGCCGTTTGGCTTCGTCGGTTTGCGCTTTCTTATCGCCTCGCTGTGTTTACTGCCGTTTTGCTTTCACTCGCTGCGCCGCGCGAGTTGGCAAGATATCCGCTCAGCAGCTTTGGTCGGTTGCCTGCTTGCAACGGCGCTGATCAGTTGGATTCACGCTATTTCAATTAGCGACACCCTAGGTGAAGGGGCGTTTATTCTCAGTCTGTCGATGTTGATGGTTCCGTTTGTTGCATGGATCTTATTTCGCCAACAGCCCAAACGCATTTTTTGGCTCTCACTGCCGATTGCCATGTCGGGGCTGGCGTTTTTGTCACTCAAAGATGGCTGGCAAAGCTCGTCCAGCCAGCTGTGGTTTTTGTTTAATGCCGTGGTGCTGGCGCTGCATTTCAATATCAACAGCAAGTATTCGCAGACCTTACCCATTTTGCTTCTCACCTGTATTCAGCTGTTTGTGACCGGATTGATTGGTTTAACCGCCAGTGCGCTGTTTGAAAGTGTGCCGCTCCACGTTGAGCCGAGTATTTGGGGCTGGTTTACCGCCAGTACCATACTGGCGACCGCACTGCGCTATGTGATGCAAACCATGGCGCAAAAGCAGATCAACCCGGGTAACGCGGCGTTAATCATGATTTTAGAGCCGGTTTGGACGGTATTTCTCAGTATTGGCTGGTATGGCGAGGTATTAACGTTCAGTAAGTTAGTCGGCTGTAGCCTGATTTTGTTTTCACTGATCTTGTATCGCACCGACGGTAAACTGCTCTCCTTACTGCGGCGTACAAAATCTGCGGCAGGTGATTAA
- a CDS encoding DUF2913 family protein produces MQGIKQARQAADANQLLSELAVHALLHLEFRRLATADKSLSVKDSNDLLQKWLKPKLKSNRYKLIKKPLKTLTQQAKGEQGNLAKLLEKCVGAETPPAQPHLDSYLLLINEIEKKLGTTVLLSRAEDVDLSHDENGCLLCVLTQNLNDNFDSQNTLIKPISMLFRGPMSQRSLFLGAIYANNTYGYSVQYQDEQFVRITLELV; encoded by the coding sequence ATGCAAGGTATTAAGCAGGCCAGACAGGCTGCAGATGCAAATCAACTTCTCAGTGAGCTTGCTGTTCACGCTTTGTTGCATCTTGAATTTCGTCGCCTTGCTACTGCCGATAAATCTCTCTCTGTTAAAGACAGTAACGATTTGCTGCAAAAATGGCTAAAACCTAAGCTGAAAAGCAATCGCTACAAACTGATCAAAAAACCGCTTAAAACCCTGACCCAGCAAGCCAAAGGCGAGCAAGGTAACTTGGCAAAACTGCTGGAAAAATGTGTCGGTGCTGAAACGCCACCTGCGCAGCCGCATTTAGACAGTTACCTGCTGCTGATTAATGAGATCGAGAAAAAACTCGGGACCACAGTGCTGCTGTCACGCGCTGAAGATGTTGACCTCTCTCATGATGAAAATGGTTGCCTGCTGTGTGTATTGACGCAAAATCTGAACGATAATTTTGATAGTCAAAACACCTTGATCAAACCCATTTCGATGCTGTTTCGCGGCCCAATGAGCCAACGTTCACTGTTCCTTGGCGCAATCTACGCCAACAATACCTACGGCTACTCGGTTCAGTACCAAGATGAGCAATTTGTGCGTATTACGCTTGAATTGGTGTAA
- a CDS encoding lactate/malate family dehydrogenase: protein MKIGVIGAGAVGVGVCNYLLTLGSVSELVLLDQNLARAEGEVYDFRHTAALTFSKNTHILPTQNYLDLLGADIVVITAGAQIKQGQTRLDIAEINAKIGVEIAHQVERVAPNATLIVVSNPCDIVTHFIAKNSSFKPSKIISSGCVIDTARLMTIVANRVQLDPKNVFGYVLGEHGSHCFTPKSLISIAGQPADYYCDTNHIKRIDADELLESVKQAGYEIFKRKHNTTHGISASVFRIIQAIMINEKSVLPVGTLLSGQYGLKDVVLSLPTVIGKQGAEKILHHPFSQEELETLSEIAKAVNVVVAQVAKATGLNA, encoded by the coding sequence ATGAAGATTGGTGTAATTGGCGCGGGAGCTGTTGGCGTGGGAGTGTGCAATTATCTGCTCACCTTAGGCAGCGTCAGCGAATTGGTGTTATTGGACCAAAACTTAGCCAGAGCTGAAGGGGAAGTGTATGACTTTCGCCATACTGCAGCGCTCACCTTCTCGAAAAATACCCATATCTTACCGACGCAAAATTATCTTGATTTGCTTGGTGCCGACATTGTGGTGATTACTGCAGGTGCGCAGATTAAACAAGGGCAAACGCGTCTGGATATCGCTGAAATCAATGCCAAGATAGGTGTTGAAATCGCTCATCAGGTTGAGCGTGTTGCACCGAATGCCACTTTGATTGTGGTGTCGAATCCTTGCGATATCGTCACCCACTTTATCGCCAAAAACAGCTCGTTCAAACCATCGAAAATCATCAGCAGTGGTTGTGTGATTGATACGGCGCGTTTGATGACCATTGTGGCAAATCGCGTGCAGCTGGATCCGAAAAATGTCTTTGGCTATGTGCTCGGTGAACACGGTAGCCACTGTTTTACCCCCAAAAGCCTGATTTCGATCGCCGGGCAGCCTGCGGATTACTACTGTGATACCAACCATATCAAACGCATTGACGCCGATGAACTGTTGGAGTCGGTAAAGCAGGCGGGTTACGAGATTTTCAAACGTAAGCACAATACCACCCATGGCATCTCGGCCAGCGTGTTTCGCATCATTCAGGCGATCATGATCAATGAAAAATCGGTCTTGCCGGTAGGCACGCTATTGTCCGGGCAATATGGGCTAAAAGACGTGGTGCTCAGCTTACCGACGGTGATTGGCAAACAAGGTGCAGAAAAGATTTTGCATCACCCGTTTAGCCAAGAAGAGCTTGAGACGTTAAGTGAGATTGCCAAAGCGGTGAATGTGGTTGTGGCGCAAGTCGCCAAGGCTACGGGGCTAAACGCTTAA